The genome window TCAATCTGCGTATGATCGGGTAGCCAGGTAGCTATGTAGCCCTGGCTAACATAGATTGGGCACGATTAAACATATCGTTCTACAGTCAATCGTACATCGAGTGTGTAAGCCTTCGCAGGGCTCTGGCTTCTATGGCTGCCAGCATAGGTAATGACCCGGTCTGCAGGGCAGCCGAGTGTAGGTACATACGCAGGGCCAACGCAGAAGTAGCAGCGGCGGCGGCATCGGTAGGAGCATCAGGACCCAGCGGGGCCTATTGGACGGCCCGCTAGCTGATCTGCTTATGATAAACGAGAGATCCTGTAGGGCAAGAGGCCAACATGAGGCTTTTGAGAGGCCCACGTCAGAAGTTGGGAGGGGCGGGCTAAGCTGCAAGTGATGCCCAACACAATACGACACGTCGACCACGAGAGCCAATTGCAGCGAACGCTCcaaacccaaccgtcactTGCGGCCAATAATAAAAGGTAAGCCTCGCTTCTTCTGGAACTCGATACGGGAGCCCGCTTGCATCGACACCGAGTTTCAGCTTAGGCAGGATTGGTCTCATGAGCACGATTCACTGGGCATCGACAGTGACAAGTGTGGGTTGGGAGATGCCCTATATGCATCTATCGTAGCctggcatcatcatcataacAGAACAGGTCCACGTAGGCTTGTTTTGTTACTCGGTGACATTGGGTGCCAGTTCCCAATGTACAACGGTCATCGCTACCACGCAGCTCTCCATAGATTCGACATGATGGGACCCTTGATATCAGGCACTGCAAAACCACGAGACAATTACATAGTATGCCCTGACCATGCATTATAGGCTAAAGTGATGTGTTATCTGCCGATCATCTCTGAACGATCCCTAGTGACGTATGTTTCGGCATATGATACTCGGCAATTATGACAACGCTACGTCGATTTGGAGATGAAACCCTTGGAATAACAAGCAGTTGGCAATGGCAGTCTACAGGAATGACACAGCAGTCATCGTCCTGAGACGGGCACTACCAAGCCGGTATCTTCTCTTATACCAATCACAGACTCTAAAAGAACTCGAGATGAACAAATTTCAAACGAAATCCATGCAATATAACttgtcaagatgatgaaacaGAGTGCTGATGTCAACAAtgcttttattatagatCTAGTCAATTTTGGATACCGCAGATAGAAAGGGTATGGATTCAAGGTACTTGACCTAAACACTTTCATCGATTATAACTCGACTTAATAATTCACATCCAACCGTAGTCGAGACAGCAGTCTAATCTACCTCTTCACGCTATTCAAATCGACCATCAGTATGGAAGAGTGGAAGCCGTTAGCGTCAAGCTAACGACTTATAGCAGAATATTATCTCGGTTCGGAAGCATGCAAGCAAGGGACGTCCCGATGTCAAACTTGTCCCAGGCCCAGTTTGCTTGTCCATGTCCAGCTAAGGCCCTGGTCTAAGTCTGTTGTCATTATCTCATTCGTAGCTGGAGCTTTAGGGCTATTTACTGTTGATTCCTCCTACGATCCTATATCCGTTTACGCGTCCCCCTTGATGACTTGGAAGTTAATTTACCGCGATCTTGACCACGCGGAAAGGTTCGACTGGCTCTACCGTGATCAGATGCTTTGGGGCAGTGCAGGCTTGGCCGTGGGTCAAGCTAATAGGCCAACGTCGTATGCACGCTGTCTTCCTGGATTGAGAGTGGACTGTTATGAGATAACTTGGGGATCTGAAGAGGAAATATAATGAGTTGCATCACGTAATGGAGGTTCTACAACTCTTTGGAATAGAGATAATAACAATGCCGTACAAAGACCACCTTGGAGTTGAGCCCACAGTATTAAAAACTACGTACATACTCCGCACAGTGACAGTACGGGATGACGTTGCCGTTGCCAAGGGTCTTGGGCGTCTTGGGGTCTTGGATTGTCCCTGGAGAGAGCACTGAGCGCACTACGTAAGGTACCGGCTTTGGCGGCGGGCAGGGCAGTTGTACAAACCCCACTGGAACGTCtatctcttccatcttccATCCCTCTCCTCTCACTCTTTTCAAGGCGAGAGCTTTGCAAAGCTCTGGAACATTTCACCACCGGAACACTGAAAATCGCTAGTTATCGCTGTCGTCATAAACTTCGGCGACGCCAACTACAACATGGCGGCTTTCCTGCGCGGCAAGCAGACGGGCATGCAGAATGACCTATCAGCGAGCATCAGACCTGAACTCTTCATGCCCGACGATCAGGCTCGCTATGGCATCAACTCTCAAATTAGGTATCGCTCCGTCTCGCCCAACATGTATCATGTATGCATGCCCCAAAATGATCCAGCTGACCATCCATTCTTTGTCACAGCTGCTACGCTTACGACCCAGTCCAATCCCTCCTAGCTATCGGAACTGGTGAAAGCAAGTTTGGCCCCGGTAAAGTCTACATCTTCGGTCAGCGACGTGTACACAAGATCCTCGAGCCTCCCCGACGCACATCCTTCCAGATCGTACAATTCTCCGCCAACCGCCTTGTTACCGTCGACGCGAAGAACGAGTTGGGAATATGGGACCTCGACACCGGCGAGCGCATCGCCGCTCTGGTCGTCGCTGGCCAGGTCGTTTCTCTGGTGACGGATCCCATGCTTGACTGGGCGTTTATCGGATTGTACAATGGAGACATCATGGCCTTTGATCTGGATAGAGGAAGCCTGGCCCGTTCCTTCAGACTTCCCAACTTCTGGAAAGAGAAGAACCCTGGTGCGACCACTCCGAACCTCATAACCATGTCTCTTCACCCCCGAGATGTAGGTAAGCTCCTCTTGGGATACACCCATGGCGCTGTTGTCTACTCGTTCAAACAAGCCAAACCTGTCAACTACTATGAGTATGTTGTTCCAGCAAGCGCTCCGGGAGGCAACGGTGCAGCTGTTGAGACGGTTCGAAAGCCTCGACTTACACATGCACTCTGGCACCCCTCTGGTACATTCATCCTGACAGCTCATGATGACGGAAGCTTGGTGTTCTGGGATCCAAAAGCCGAGAAGATTGTGATGGCGAGAACCCTGACCGACTTCAACGTCGACCAACCCTCGCCTGAGACTCCTACACCTGCTTTACCTGAGCCCATCACTAAGATCGCTTGGTGTTGCAAAGAGAATTGCGACGATAGTGGCCTTCTGATTGCAGGCGGACAACGCCCTGACGCATCGCCCAAGGGCTTGACATTCATTGACCTGGGCCAGACGCCGGTTTACGCGACCTCGACCTGGCAAATATTGGCTAATTACTGCAGGGGGAAACGCCAGAATGtccttcctcttccttctggtGCGCAAGCGATTaacttcctcctcattcCGCGATTTTCTCCTCACTTTGCTGGCGCTCAAGACCCGATCGCCGTCATGGTTCTCCTCTCGTCTGGTGAACTTATCACGCTGAGTTTCCCCTCTGGCTATCCGATCAGTCCTACCAACCAGCTCCATCCCTCCGTTTCTTTTGTTCATCCATTTGTGACAAAAGTCAATGTGTCACCTCTCGAACGTCCCCGGTGGCTCTCCATGTTTGAGAAGCGCAACCAAGGCGAGCCGCTGCTTAAAGGAGGAGCCGAGGCGTCGCGACCTCGGAAAAGATTTGAAGAGAGAACCATAATCCAAGCCGCTCATGCCGATAGTACAATCAGGATCTGGGACTCGGGCCATGCTGATGAAATTGAAAATGGAACCCAGCTTCAAGTCGATGTTGCTCGAGCACTGGACCGATACGATGATGTAGACATTACCTGTATGAATATGGCGACTAGCACCGGAGAATTTGTGGTAGGAACACGCACGGGAGAGGCCATCATTTATCGATGGGGTCAGAATCGCTTTTTCGGCAAAGATAAAGCTCTCCAGCTTGACCCCAATCCCAAAGGCCTCACGGACATTAGCTCGAGAGCAGAACCGGGTCTGAAAGAGGGTCTGCAGCCTCTCGTTCTCTacgagatgatgatgggcCCTATCACAGCTATACAGGTGTCCAATGTTGGATTCGTAGCCGTAGGCTCAGAACTGGGGTTCCTTACACTGATTGATCTTCGCGGACctaccatcttcttccaggcACCCATGACGGATTTCGCTAAGCCAGATAAGCGATCTTCATTCCTGAAGAGTCACAGTTCTTCGCCAGGCCCCCAGAAAGAGTGGCCTGTTGTAATTGAGTTTGGTGTCATGACCTTGGACGAGGACAAGTACTCGAGCATTTGCTGTTTTGTGGGAACAAACCTAGGCAAGGTCATCACCTTTAAACTTCTGCCTGGCCAAGACGGCACATACTCTGCGTCGCTCGCAGGCGTTGTATCGTTCGATGGGAAGATCATTTCACTCAACCCTATCGAAGCTGATACGGGTAAGCCTGCCCATGCTACTGGACCGATCGTGGCAGGCCTCAGAGAAGGACGTCAGGTCAATGGCGTACTTGTTGCTGGTAAGTGGCGCATGGCTTTGACTCAAATTGGCCCAACTAACAAGCACGATAGTCACGCAAACAGAAATCCGAATCTTCAAACCGGCCAACTCTAAAGGCGCGTCAAAAGAGTTTGATAGCATCCTCTGTGATTCTGCATGTGTAGCAGAGCTCGAGTTACAGGGATTTGCCGTTGTTGGTGTGTTTGGTGACCGAACTGCTCGTGCATTCTCAATTCCTGGTCTCAGAGACATCGGAAAGGCCGATCTTCCCATGATAGATGTGACGAGGAGTACAAACTCAGTTGTTACTCAGACTGGTGACATCTTTGCTTGGACAGGACCAAGTGAGCTTGCTGTGATCCACGTCTGGGGAACGGGCAAAGGACCTCAACAATCTCCGGACACGCTGATAAACCCTAAGCTTGAGTGCCCACCTCGGCCGACTATTTCAAACATGCAGTGGATCTCGGGCAGCCAATACATCTCTCCTACCGATCTTGATCTGCTGGTTGGAGGCCCAGATAGGCCTCCCAGCAAGCGAATGATGgacgcagcagcagcagagcaACGGGCTGCTCGGGCTGGAGAGCCAGCCGCCGCATCGGGATCGGGCAGCCAGGAAGGTTGGGGAGACTACCTTACGAGACAATTGAACGAAAGAACCGAGAAGTTGAACATGATGGGTGACAATATGGAGAACCTGCAGAACAACAGCGCTGGATGGGCAGATGATGTAAACAAGTTCCTCAATAAGCAAAAGAGGAACGTCGTGATGGGTGGCCTTAAGAGCAAGTTCTTTTAATGTGGAATCAAAGATATCCGAGAGTTATGATGGCGGACAGGCAACCAGGTTAGTTACTTTTACAATGAGGTACCAAGGCAGAGTCCTGGTCAATTTACGAGTGCAAATGGGCATTTGCTCCAATATGTCGACGGAGAGTCACGCTTTAAGCCACGAGTTTTAACTAAGGAGTGAAAGGAGTGTAGGGCTTTTTTCTTATTGAGTTACTTACTACTACATAGATCATCTCGCAACTGAAATCCCGGAGTCACTTGAGGGCGCATCCTGAATCGCAGTATCCTTACTGACCACTTCCTTGAAAAGGATAGCGAGGAATCTGGGGTGGCTTGTCGGACACGCGATTAGAGCCATCTTGCTCAGTACGGACTTCCGCCACCATTCTCTCTGTTCGAGCAGTGAAGGACTGGTCATTGGAGCCATAGTAACCATCACTTGGGGGTGCACTCTCGGAGAAGCCTTCGTATTCGCTTGAAGCCGTGGAACTTACCGGCGAGACTGGCTCTACATGTCTGAGCGGTGAGTTGCCAGGCTTCTGCCAATCTGTTGGAGGCACTATCTGAACATGCTTCGTTGACTCCTTAGTTGATGAACTGGAACGAGTAGAGTTATGGTGATTATTGGCGAGTTCGACATAATTCCTTCGCCACTGCTCCACGGTATTAGACAGACGAagattctcttcttcatatTTCTCAGCCTTGTGCTGCGATTCAAGTGCTTGGGCCTGCGCAGTCTGAACTATGGCTTGGTATTTCGAAGTCTTGCGTTGGGCAGACTGGAGTTCCTTAAGCTTTCCCTTTTGCTGGCTCGCTACTAAGCACAGCGAAATGGAGATTGCCGTCATCAGAGTCAAAGTAACAGCCAAAATGATGGCGGCTAGATATGAACCTTTCGGATCACCGTAAACAAAGTCGCCTGAGCAAGATTTGAGCTCTTTATGCTCAACGACCTGAATGGGAGCCATCTTCAAGGGCTACCTTGCGAGATGCTACAGGCTGAAAAGTGCCAGTAATCTGATCTGAAGAATTTACTTACCTTGGACACTGAGAGAGCCTGCAAGCAGTGGCGTTTCAATGTTGCTGGAGACAGTATGCTGACTTTTAGAGTTTGTGTTGGTAAGACGGCAAGATATTCGAGGAAGCTACCTCGACTATAATATAGTAGTGGAAAAGGCCATATTCATCTTCAAGACTGAACATTGATATAAATCAGAGGCAAAAGAATGTAAGAACAATTGGCTTGCGAGATCGAACAATAGCTTTGTTTGCCGAGGCAAGGGGAGGCCCAAGGTCTGTGAACATTCCCATATCATGTTCTTCAAATCAATAACGAGCTGCGGAAACCTAGACTACATTCGATCATTGAAAGTTGTGAGTTCATATTGAATATTAAGTATTGTTGACAGGACAACCGGAtgcatcagcatcaagacCTTGAACTTGTTTGAATTTTGTGAACTTTACATCTGTCAATATTGACAAATGATAGAACAGAGCTAAGTCTTGCCTTCAGAATAACATTTTGAGACAAATCGACTTTGGCTGTATTGGGAGGTAGTTAAGTGTCACCAGGGAGCAGgaaaacttctgacattAAATCAAGGTGCTAAAAttaactggtctaaaggtctgctaagatatactaaactcACCTAAATCTTTCAATTACTTACCATAGACGTCCCAGGTTTCTTCTGCCTCCCCTGAGGCATCTGTCGTAATAACGACATAATTGTGCTCGAGTAAAAGTGCTCCAGGTTGGCACACACAACCTATATAAAGTATAGAGAGAGATAGTAAATCCGACCATGAAGCTACTGCAGGTAAATTGTAGTTATATTCGTTTAAAGATACCCGGTAGCTTGAAATGGCAGCACATTTCCTAGTACACGTATTCAAAGTTCGGGTTTTCCTTGTCCGTCATATCCATGAACGCAGTAGTGTTGGCAGTAAAATCATGACCTGCTGCTCGTAAAGCTTCACGATGCTGCTCTTTCCGTTTGTTCTCCCACTTGAAGGCATATCTAAAGACGAAAAAGAGGGCGAACTCGATGCAGTTGGCGACAAGAAGTGATCCGATACCAAGGTGGTAGGAGGGTGCCTGTTCGGGGCGATAGAAAAAGGGGCTGGCAATGTTGCCAACACAGGCACCAAACCAAATCATACCAGAAACAATCATCTTTTTAGACTGTCCTCCAGTGTTTGAAGTGATGAGAGAAAGACATATGACAAATGATGCCTGATACGAGCCAGTGAGGTAGCTTCACAAAGTTAGAGGACAgcaagatgaggaagatagaATCCAATACACTTACAAGCAGATCAAACGGCCAACGTAAGCATCTTCTGGCGCCAGAAGAAAGCCGAGCGCTCCGGCTATGGTTGGAATCATGAAAATGGCGCTGACCAGGGTTCGACTATTGGGAGGCATATACTTGTTTGCCAGAGCACCAAGTCCGATCCATATGACCACGAGGGCGCCCTGGGGAATGCCCAGCAGGGCCGTGTGGAGCGTGTCGAACCCAAGTCCCTGGATGACCAGCGTTGAAAAGTTTGAAATTCCGCCGTTGGGGACATTAGAAACGAAGCCAAGCAAGGTGAATAGCCATGTCTTGTAGTCGAGGTAGGCTTCTTTGATTTGACCCCAGTTGATTCTTCGCTGTTCGATGCCAGTTTGGTTGCGTCGCATTCGAGCGAtcatgatgagcttctcatcGTGAGAGAAACCTCGAATGGTGCGAGGAGAATTGGGCAGTAGCAGAACGAGGGCGATGGCCCAAGCAGAACAAAAAGCACCGACTACAAGGAACTCATAACGCCACGGCTGAAGCGCCCCTTTGATATTACCAATGGCATAGCCTGTCAAGGAGATGTTAGCTATAACTTGGGAGAAAGTAGGTCGAAGAACTAGCCAATCAAACCTCCGCCAGCAACACCTATACCGTTAAAAGCATACCAAGCTGATATACGACTTGGTTGCTCTTCACGGGTGAAGTACATGGAAGTAACGAGCATGAAAGCCGGGTCTGCGATGGCTTCAAATGCACCGGAAAGGATTCTAAGAGCGAGAAGGCCAGCAAAGTTCTTTGCAGCGGCCTGCGTCATAAGGAGAGCACCCCACATGAAAATGTTGAAGGCCAAGTAGTAACCAGGAGGGCTGCGTTGCATCAGGAGGTTCGAGGGAATAGCCCAGATCAGCCAACCAAAGTAGAAGCTGCTTGAGAGCCAAGAGTACTCGTCACCTCTAAGTTTGAGATCATCCTTGAGACCAAAGATGGCAGCATAGGAACTAGGCATGGTCGGTTAGATATCTTGGTCCTTCGAATGCTGTGTAGGTTAAACGTACAGTGTTGTTTTGTCAACATAGTAGAAAAAGTAGCAAACTCCCAGAACAGGTATTATAAGTCGGTCTAGTTTCCTTCTGACTTTCTTCTCCAGGATTGGGTCGATTGAATCGTCGGTTGGATATTGTGCAAGAGCTTCGGCGTATATTCCGTCTCCTTGTGGTTTGTCGACATTACCAACTTGGACACTGTCAATCCTGCTGATTCTATCGTCTGGCTGTCCCATCTcttgagcctgagcctgagcctgttCGAGCTCACTTTTTGTGGCGTCGGCATCGACCATTTTGATCGCGGGAGTGTTTGACTTGCACGAACCGCAGAAGGGAAGGGCGATATCGGCTTTTATAGCCCGAAGCTGTCGGTCGATAAAGATCTGAGCCGTTGCTTTTAAGATGGGGCGCCCTGCAGGAGTAGATCAATGGAGCGAAATACCTTCAATTCACTTGCAAGATCGATTCAAGGAGGGAGAGACTCAACATATGTATGTGTAGTGAGTTTGATAGGGCATTAGGCATTGTAATAGTTGTCGATCTTATTCCAAACCGATATTCCTGCCAGGCAATGTGATCGTGGTGATAATCTTGACCATACCGGCGTGGGAACAAGACCGAACGCGGACCTAAATTCCGATTTTTCGGCACTTAATCAGACTCCCGATGCTTTTAGTTCGGCGAATGGTTCTAACGTTTCCAGTTTTGAGTCAGTTCCTTTCCAATGATAACGGCTTTTCATTGATGGATTAACTAGATCCAAGATCCCTCCAATAAAATACGCCTCTCAGAATAGCATTAAATCCACAATCTGGGGGATTGTCGGTAGATGAGGAGAAACTGTGGAGAAGTTTGGGGTAAGCTCAACACCAGGATGACGAACCATGCAATCCGTGATGTGACTGGAGATAGCATGGGATTGGGGGTTGACCAGGGGTTGGGGGAGGCAGAAAAACTCAGACTAGAGTCCTCAGTGACAAAAAGGCTTAGGGTAGTTGATGATTAACTTGGCTTGCTCTTTGACCAGTCAATTCTCTCACCAGGATCAAAGGTCTTGAATCTTCTGAACCCCCagaggggggggggggttcTGTTTTGCCTTTCGTAGCTCTGAGTGAGTTTATCATGCTAAGATTCAAACAGGAGCTTGGTGTTAGATTATAAACATACCATACAATAAATATTCACTGTCGTATATGTGCGAAACCTCAATCTAATTGTAGAATACACAGAGATTGAGTCTTGCTCATTCGTAAACGAATCAGACACTTTTCACCTGAAGAACAGATAATGAGGGGACCAAGGTCGAAACATCTCAATAGAACAGTAACATCTGTGAGATGAGACTATTTTGTCAAATGCAATAAATTATCTAAGGGATTGGTACGACAGTATAGCCGCTGAAAGGCAACTGCAGCACAAAGAGGATTATAGgggaagaataagaagaagtaaaaTCAGCAGAGATGGTGAAAGAAAGGGCTCTTGCTGGGTTATTGTAACAGTTTGAGACGAGGGTTTCTGGCATGACGGCAACAAGTCCACTTATAGAAATGATTGACCAATCTTCTGTTGGGGCATCTTTCGTAGATCATTGAAAATACCCAGCTATCATTGAGTCAACGTCCTTCATCATGTCGATGGCATGACAGCTATTGCAGTGACCGTCCATGAATTCAGGGCTCTTCGAACTGCGCTCCTATGCCGTACGTATCAAGCTGAGTGTCCACGGTGTGAGCTTGTGGCGACTGACGTTGATGCGTCTGGGCTGCAGGCTCAACAAGAACGTGTGACTGGAACAACAGGGCGAGGGCTCGGTGACGGATATACGCAACGCATGAAGTGATACGAAGAAGCCACAGTGCTTCGATGTGCCGAAAGGTAAGGCTCGAGGAAGGATCAACGGGCGTGGTCGACCATGCTGAAAAAGGGTCGTCCCTGGATGGTTGTCGGAGATAGGCATGTAACTGGACTGAAGATTGTCTCTCTAGGGACCAGATCAAATCATCCTGCGATCGGATCGAGTAATGTTCTTCGTAGCTACCACATCTGAACAAATTTCTCGTCAGTGGGAGGAACTTAATTCCAACATCATAGCCTGTGGGGGACTAAAAAGTTCACCAACAAAGAGTATTGGAGCAAGAACTTACTCTGATTGTATAGTATCTGCCATTATGAGACGTATTCAGAGCTTCATGCTCCAGTCAAAGAACCGAAGAATGCTGTGTCGCAAAGCTCAGGAAACTGGCGTACTGAAGGCTCGCCCGGGATCGTTGTTGAATCTTGTTTGAGTAAAGACAGCAACAAGATGCAGGGAAAATTCTATCCATTTTATACAACGGTAAAGGGATGACGGAGTTTCCTCTACACCCCGGCATCACAATCTCCATCTAGTTAATAGGGAGCCGCGGGACGGGGCGAGGCGAGTCGGTTGACACTCGCGTGCACGCATCAGTAAGGGGGACAACATGGTGCTGCTGAAGATAGGGTAAACTGGCTGCACTAGTCTAATAGACTAATGTGCACCTAAGCAGACTGAAACATGGTGTTGTCATCTTGGATGATCAAGGGAGATTCGCGTGTCTCGGAAGTAAAAGCTCGcgggagatgaagatgacgagggaTGGAGTCGACAAAAAatgggaagaagaaagcaagtgagagaagagagaagatggcggAGGGAACAAACAGATAATGACTGAAATTTGAGTTTTACGGCTGACTTGGGCAAGCAAGGCACCTCAGAAGCAAAGGGGGAAGAGTGCCTTGAGCGAGTGACGCCTTTCTTGGCTGATGGGATCGGCTGGAAGGGGTTCGCCCTCTCAGACTCACCGCTACGGCGAGGCTGCTTCGAGGGAATCTTTCAATAGGAATTCATTGGTGAACAGCCATTATTAAATCCTGCATGGCGACCAAAACTGATAAGAGAGGTAAGGTCAAGGCTTCACACGcaagatgatggtgttggaCCAAGCTCGCGTGCCATGAATCCGCACGCATCTGTAAAAATAGGGGGGTGTTTTAGGCAGAACAGGATCATACACACCCACTGAGAAACAAATtcacaaccaacagcataCAACTGAATCACCAGCCGACCTCCTGGAGACCTGCAGAAATCTTCAGCGAGCCATCCTAATTAAATTTAGTGTCTCTTGGCCGATAGGTAATGAGTTTGTCTTTCAGAAATTTCAGAATCGATGATCTCATGAGAACTAATCGCTCGAGATCGCAAACCTCAAGTGCACGACATGTGACCTCACAATCATATCATCGACCTTTTATATATTCACATCCCGCACGCGTTCTGATTAACCGGGTCGACGGGAGTTTAAGTTGAGACCAAGTCTCAGCTCACCCCATTACCTCTCCGTTTTCAACTGAAACACTTAAGAGGACATCATTTTGACTTTTAAGCCCCAAAGAAATGTCCATATCCGGCTATGTCGACACAAACTTCCGGGAAACTTGGCATCGGGCCATCGAAGCTCTAATAAGCGATGGATGGTTCAAGTTGTCATCCGGATTCGGGGAGACTAAATGGAAATGCCGGATCCACCAAGTGTTATTAGCGTCGTTCCCTCACCGGTCGATATCATATCTCCATTGACGCCTCGCGGATATTCTGCTACGCAGTAGCGTGTCGGTGAGATGCCGCAATGTGAGGTCGGCGTTTACAGGTGTCAAAGTTGGGTCAAGTTGGGTCAAGTTTGGGTCAAGCAGGTAAAGCCTCACCCATTATGAGACCCATCCCCTCAAATTAGCCAACAGCGAGCATATCCTTGATTTAGATCAATACAATACTCTCAAGGCTGACCGAATGCTGAAACTGCTCTTTTTATAGTTTGTTCTATTCTTAGTG of Fusarium oxysporum Fo47 chromosome I, complete sequence contains these proteins:
- a CDS encoding major facilitator superfamily domain-containing protein, whose product is MVDADATKSELEQAQAQAQEMGQPDDRISRIDSVQVGNVDKPQGDGIYAEALAQYPTDDSIDPILEKKVRRKLDRLIIPVLGVCYFFYYVDKTTLSYAAIFGLKDDLKLRGDEYSWLSSSFYFGWLIWAIPSNLLMQRSPPGYYLAFNIFMWGALLMTQAAAKNFAGLLALRILSGAFEAIADPAFMLVTSMYFTREEQPSRISAWYAFNGIGVAGGANISLTGYAIGNIKGALQPWRYEFLVVGAFCSAWAIALVLLLPNSPRTIRGFSHDEKLIMIARMRRNQTGIEQRRINWGQIKEAYLDYKTWLFTLLGFVSNVPNGGISNFSTLVIQGLGFDTLHTALLGIPQGALVVIWIGLGALANKYMPPNSRTLVSAIFMIPTIAGALGFLLAPEDAYVGRLICFYLTGSYQASFVICLSLITSNTGGQSKKMIVSGMIWFGACVGNIASPFFYRPEQAPSYHLGIGSLLVANCIEFALFFVFRYAFKWENKRKEQHREALRAAGHDFTANTTAFMDMTDKENPNFEYVLCVPTWSTFTRAQLCRYYDRCLRGGRRNLGRLCRGSFLEYLAVLPTQTLKVSILSPATLKRHCLQALSVSKPLKMAPIQVVEHKELKSCSGDFVYGDPKGSYLAAIILAVTLTLMTAISISLCLVASQQKGKLKELHSSTKESTKHVQIVPPTDWQKPGNSPLRHVEPVSPVSSTASSEYEGFSESAPPSDGYYGSNDQSFTARTERMVAEVRTEQDGSNRVSDKPPQIPRYPFQGSGQ
- a CDS encoding lethal giant larvae like, C-terminal-domain-containing protein, producing the protein MAAFLRGKQTGMQNDLSASIRPELFMPDDQARYGINSQIRYRSVSPNICYAYDPVQSLLAIGTGESKFGPGKVYIFGQRRVHKILEPPRRTSFQIVQFSANRLVTVDAKNELGIWDLDTGERIAALVVAGQVVSLVTDPMLDWAFIGLYNGDIMAFDLDRGSLARSFRLPNFWKEKNPGATTPNLITMSLHPRDVGKLLLGYTHGAVVYSFKQAKPVNYYEYVVPASAPGGNGAAVETVRKPRLTHALWHPSGTFILTAHDDGSLVFWDPKAEKIVMARTLTDFNVDQPSPETPTPALPEPITKIAWCCKENCDDSGLLIAGGQRPDASPKGLTFIDLGQTPVYATSTWQILANYCRGKRQNVLPLPSGAQAINFLLIPRFSPHFAGAQDPIAVMVLLSSGELITLSFPSGYPISPTNQLHPSVSFVHPFVTKVNVSPLERPRWLSMFEKRNQGEPLLKGGAEASRPRKRFEERTIIQAAHADSTIRIWDSGHADEIENGTQLQVDVARALDRYDDVDITCMNMATSTGEFVVGTRTGEAIIYRWGQNRFFGKDKALQLDPNPKGLTDISSRAEPGLKEGLQPLVLYEMMMGPITAIQVSNVGFVAVGSELGFLTLIDLRGPTIFFQAPMTDFAKPDKRSSFLKSHSSSPGPQKEWPVVIEFGVMTLDEDKYSSICCFVGTNLGKVITFKLLPGQDGTYSASLAGVVSFDGKIISLNPIEADTGKPAHATGPIVAGLREGRQVNGVLVAVTQTEIRIFKPANSKGASKEFDSILCDSACVAELELQGFAVVGVFGDRTARAFSIPGLRDIGKADLPMIDVTRSTNSVVTQTGDIFAWTGPSELAVIHVWGTGKGPQQSPDTLINPKLECPPRPTISNMQWISGSQYISPTDLDLLVGGPDRPPSKRMMDAAAAEQRAARAGEPAAASGSGSQEGWGDYLTRQLNERTEKLNMMGDNMENLQNNSAGWADDVNKFLNKQKRNVVMGGLKSKFF